The Bacillota bacterium genome window below encodes:
- the hpt gene encoding hypoxanthine phosphoribosyltransferase, translating into MSETLEVLLDRGRIEGRVRELAKMISEDYQGRVPLMVGILKGAVIFLSDLARALDIPVALDFMAVSSYGQSSETSGVVRILKDLDENIEGRDVIVVEDIVDTGLTLRYLCDALKARNPASLRVCVLLDKPSRRLVEVDVHYRGFEIPDAFVVGYGLDYQERYRSLPHVGRLKL; encoded by the coding sequence ATGAGTGAAACCCTCGAGGTGCTGCTAGACCGGGGCCGCATAGAAGGCAGGGTGAGGGAACTGGCCAAGATGATTTCCGAGGACTACCAGGGACGGGTTCCCTTGATGGTAGGCATCCTCAAGGGTGCTGTCATCTTCCTATCGGACCTTGCCAGGGCACTCGACATACCAGTGGCTCTTGACTTCATGGCCGTTTCCAGCTACGGGCAGTCCAGCGAGACCTCAGGTGTGGTACGTATCCTCAAGGACCTGGATGAAAACATTGAGGGGCGGGACGTGATAGTTGTTGAGGACATCGTGGATACCGGTCTTACCCTAAGATACCTTTGCGACGCACTCAAGGCAAGGAACCCAGCGAGCCTCAGGGTGTGTGTCCTGCTGGACAAGCCATCCCGCAGGCTGGTAGAGGTGGATGTACACTACAGGGGTTTTGAAATACCCGATGCCTTTGTGGTGGGCTATGGCCTGGACTACCAGGAGAGGTACAGGAGCCTGCCCCACGTGGGCAGGCTGAAGCTGTAG